In the genome of Treponema pedis, one region contains:
- a CDS encoding class I SAM-dependent methyltransferase, translated as MYDIIAKNYSEIFPLDNGFSESIYKYYQEKNIKPQNIRILDVGCAVGDLSLKLSGYGFNIVGIDLSESMLAIAKSKICGQSNLKFEKLNMLDIQKLGKFDIVICFGNTVSHLKNEKEIEDFFIAVYNILNADGIFYFEALNYGEILNEKTAYFPVIETENFIFNRSYNYYKKNIVSFEIKFKDKKLNKTYSDLINLFPITKEMILNFLKRAGFSKIKYIANNIEKKTFMEEFNINYEAIK; from the coding sequence ATGTATGATATAATTGCAAAAAATTATTCTGAAATTTTCCCTTTAGATAACGGTTTTTCGGAATCTATATATAAATACTATCAAGAAAAAAATATAAAACCGCAAAATATTAGAATTCTTGATGTAGGTTGTGCCGTAGGAGATTTATCTTTAAAATTATCGGGTTACGGTTTTAATATAGTCGGTATAGATTTATCCGAATCTATGTTGGCAATTGCAAAATCGAAAATTTGCGGACAATCCAATTTAAAATTCGAAAAATTGAATATGCTCGATATTCAAAAATTGGGTAAATTCGATATTGTAATATGTTTCGGTAATACTGTTTCTCATCTTAAAAATGAAAAAGAAATTGAAGATTTTTTTATTGCCGTTTATAATATACTTAATGCGGACGGTATATTTTATTTTGAAGCCTTGAATTACGGTGAAATTTTAAACGAAAAAACCGCATATTTTCCTGTAATTGAAACGGAGAATTTTATTTTTAATAGAAGTTATAATTATTATAAAAAAAATATTGTATCTTTTGAAATTAAATTTAAAGATAAAAAATTAAATAAAACATATTCCGATTTAATAAATTTATTTCCTATAACGAAAGAAATGATATTAAATTTTTTAAAAAGAGCAGGATTTTCAAAGATAAAGTATATAGCAAATAATATTGAGAAAAAAACTTTTATGGAAGAATTTAATATAAACTATGAAGCAATAAAATAA
- a CDS encoding DUF721 domain-containing protein, with protein sequence MKNFKTSEELVNMFSQKLEGLMHFKEKNYGDKILSIYEKWEKIISDEKIAANCELSDINNGIAIITVNHSGWSQHIFMKKKKILANFKKFYPELKVKNISVIVQSNFIQNTPPKIKSEYTPSVEEIREIEEFEKTYKKEKSIAPELENALKNLKKAVLQNNIKQLQ encoded by the coding sequence ATGAAAAATTTTAAAACATCTGAAGAATTGGTAAATATGTTCTCTCAAAAACTTGAAGGGTTAATGCATTTTAAAGAAAAGAATTACGGAGATAAAATTCTTTCAATATATGAAAAATGGGAAAAAATTATATCCGATGAAAAAATAGCGGCAAATTGCGAATTAAGCGATATAAATAACGGAATTGCAATTATAACTGTAAATCATTCCGGCTGGAGCCAACATATTTTTATGAAAAAAAAGAAAATTTTGGCGAATTTTAAAAAATTTTATCCTGAATTAAAAGTTAAAAATATTTCGGTAATCGTTCAAAGTAATTTTATACAAAATACACCGCCTAAGATAAAATCCGAATATACGCCTTCTGTCGAAGAAATCAGGGAAATTGAAGAATTTGAAAAAACATATAAAAAAGAAAAATCTATTGCACCTGAACTTGAAAATGCTCTTAAAAATTTAAAAAAAGCCGTTTTACAAAATAATATTAAACAATTGCAATAA
- a CDS encoding class I SAM-dependent methyltransferase encodes MNFISITEAAKFFTGQNIISAVFSKPVKKQNPCKKVKIRKILIKNTFQFQMERFENLKVFHENIPEKDFLIYAEKLFSEFKNIESKTQDKRFIFMQNNKGNIKLLEKDYKEKETIVLEHDKPKSYLLPISPPPEFLKKLNFFTDDEKIINNKYHKFRQINKYLEFIESIEPILLKIISKKKELNIIDFGCGKAYLSFALYYYLNEIKHIPSQIYGLDLKKDVIEFCNNLAQTCNFSNLNFKTGDIGNFKFNTEPDMVISLHACDTATDFALAKAVKSNAKIIFAVPCCQHELNTQIRQNKQKIRQSAFFSSLLDYGIITEKFSSLLTDTLRAKYLEASGYKVNIEEFIDTEHTPKNILIKAVKIDTIKPEIIEKSKREIAEIIKTFSLTPVLEKLL; translated from the coding sequence ATGAACTTTATATCAATAACAGAAGCCGCTAAATTTTTTACCGGACAAAATATCATATCGGCAGTTTTTTCAAAACCGGTAAAAAAACAAAACCCTTGTAAAAAAGTTAAAATCAGAAAAATTCTTATAAAAAATACCTTTCAATTTCAAATGGAACGTTTTGAAAATTTAAAAGTTTTCCATGAAAATATACCTGAAAAAGATTTTTTAATTTATGCCGAAAAATTATTTTCGGAATTTAAAAACATTGAAAGCAAAACACAGGATAAACGGTTTATATTTATGCAAAATAATAAAGGTAATATAAAACTATTGGAAAAAGATTATAAAGAAAAAGAAACTATTGTACTAGAACATGATAAACCTAAATCCTACCTTTTACCCATTTCTCCGCCTCCCGAGTTTTTAAAAAAACTTAACTTTTTCACCGATGACGAAAAAATAATAAACAATAAATATCATAAATTCAGACAGATAAACAAGTATTTGGAATTTATAGAATCGATAGAACCTATACTTTTAAAAATAATAAGTAAGAAAAAAGAATTAAATATAATAGATTTCGGCTGCGGAAAAGCATATCTAAGCTTTGCTTTATACTATTATTTAAATGAAATAAAACATATTCCTTCACAAATTTACGGACTTGATTTAAAAAAAGATGTTATAGAATTTTGTAATAACCTTGCACAAACTTGTAATTTTTCAAATTTAAATTTTAAAACCGGTGATATCGGTAATTTTAAATTTAATACGGAACCGGATATGGTAATAAGTTTACATGCCTGTGATACCGCTACGGATTTTGCCTTAGCAAAAGCCGTTAAAAGTAATGCAAAAATAATTTTTGCAGTTCCTTGCTGTCAGCATGAACTGAATACACAAATCCGACAAAATAAACAAAAAATACGGCAAAGCGCTTTTTTTTCATCATTATTGGATTATGGAATTATTACCGAAAAATTTTCTTCACTTTTAACCGATACGCTGCGAGCAAAATATTTAGAAGCTTCGGGGTACAAGGTAAATATTGAAGAATTTATAGATACTGAACATACTCCTAAAAATATCTTAATTAAAGCCGTAAAAATAGATACAATAAAACCTGAAATAATCGAAAAGTCAAAAAGAGAAATTGCAGAAATAATAAAAACTTTTTCATTAACTCCGGTATTGGAAAAACTTTTATAA
- a CDS encoding CC/Se motif family (seleno)protein — MDVKVEDAARDKIKSKNSDSVYCYLRMCASUGGTTLDPTVVVGTPSRIADFNKFENNGITVYVKKGTPCPSGTLTILIGTFLWFEKLMVEGMTN, encoded by the coding sequence ATGGATGTAAAAGTTGAAGACGCAGCAAGAGATAAAATAAAATCCAAAAATTCGGATTCTGTTTATTGCTATTTGCGTATGTGCGCATCATGAGGCGGAACAACACTAGACCCGACCGTGGTTGTCGGCACACCGAGCAGAATTGCTGATTTCAACAAATTTGAAAATAACGGTATTACCGTTTATGTAAAAAAAGGAACGCCTTGTCCAAGCGGTACTTTAACTATACTTATAGGAACATTCCTTTGGTTTGAAAAACTGATGGTAGAAGGAATGACAAACTGA
- a CDS encoding alpha/beta hydrolase produces the protein MFFDNYPIKLSDTTKPFLLKGLKTAPAILLIHGYTGSPREMVWLGRQLNEAGYNVYIPRLPGHGTNKDDFLASTWKDWLRAVCEDYINLCSDYGNVYVGGLSMGGLLTALIAARFNPEKIFLCAPAFIAYDNRIKFTPFLKFFIKTVPCGKKNCENDPEYASAIADYNGIEYLAKSADLYRLQKLSLKNLPFIRSQTLTVLSKADKSVPFKVKNIIDKNLRTQNEYLILEKSGHIVVNGIEKEAVAKKIIEFLKD, from the coding sequence ATGTTTTTTGATAATTACCCGATTAAACTTTCAGATACTACAAAACCGTTTCTTTTAAAGGGATTAAAAACCGCTCCGGCAATTTTACTCATTCACGGATACACAGGTTCTCCACGCGAAATGGTTTGGCTTGGACGCCAATTAAACGAAGCAGGATACAACGTCTATATTCCGCGTCTTCCGGGACACGGAACAAATAAAGATGATTTTTTAGCTTCAACATGGAAAGACTGGCTTAGAGCGGTTTGTGAAGATTATATCAATCTTTGTTCGGACTACGGGAATGTATATGTGGGAGGATTATCTATGGGCGGACTTTTAACAGCTTTAATCGCCGCACGATTTAATCCTGAAAAAATATTTTTATGCGCTCCTGCATTTATAGCTTACGATAACCGTATAAAATTTACACCTTTTTTAAAATTTTTTATTAAAACGGTTCCATGCGGTAAAAAAAACTGTGAAAACGACCCCGAATACGCTTCAGCTATAGCGGACTATAACGGTATAGAATATTTAGCAAAATCGGCGGATTTATACCGGCTGCAAAAACTTTCTTTAAAAAATCTGCCCTTTATCCGCTCTCAAACTCTTACAGTACTTTCCAAAGCGGATAAATCCGTTCCGTTTAAAGTTAAAAATATTATCGATAAAAATTTAAGGACACAAAATGAATATTTAATTTTGGAAAAAAGCGGTCATATTGTAGTAAACGGCATCGAAAAAGAAGCCGTTGCTAAAAAAATCATTGAATTTCTTAAAGATTAA
- a CDS encoding Hsp33 family molecular chaperone HslO — translation MITKPITDLSLLEKFKTLHEDGMTVFMIGDGIARGAFFHGTRFVNKMRAQHELGILETLVLGHASLCAALLIPMMKGHERTVFRCDTKGPLVGFSTEAFSEGFVRGYLLQDPIVLNEQLSNWNLKPLFGEGKISVVRFTEASIKTGTPPITGITEIKHKNIALDLSEYFLRSEQTVTGFNTGIQFDKEGKVIGAGGMYIQLMPNADNDENKEIIEKIEHAFSAVPSLGQWFSEGGNREDVIFGLFRDCGVQVLLERQIDFNCPCSEDGFRNKLSVLPKQELEDMYKNGSDIIELYCHNCGSVYKYKKEILKELLV, via the coding sequence ATGATAACAAAACCTATTACCGATTTAAGTTTACTTGAAAAATTTAAGACTCTCCACGAAGACGGAATGACGGTTTTTATGATTGGAGACGGGATTGCAAGGGGCGCTTTTTTTCATGGAACTCGTTTTGTAAATAAAATGCGGGCACAGCATGAGCTTGGTATTTTGGAAACTCTTGTTTTGGGGCACGCAAGTCTTTGTGCGGCGCTTTTAATACCTATGATGAAAGGACATGAAAGGACAGTGTTCCGCTGCGATACTAAGGGGCCTTTGGTAGGTTTCAGCACGGAAGCATTTAGTGAAGGTTTTGTTCGCGGATATCTTTTACAAGACCCTATAGTTTTAAATGAACAGCTTTCCAATTGGAATTTAAAGCCTCTTTTCGGAGAAGGAAAAATATCGGTTGTACGGTTTACCGAAGCCTCAATTAAAACCGGTACTCCGCCTATAACGGGTATTACCGAAATAAAACATAAAAATATTGCTTTGGATTTGTCCGAATATTTTTTACGGTCGGAGCAAACCGTAACGGGGTTTAATACCGGTATTCAATTCGATAAGGAAGGTAAAGTTATAGGCGCAGGCGGAATGTATATACAGCTTATGCCTAATGCGGATAATGATGAAAATAAAGAAATCATAGAAAAAATAGAACATGCGTTTTCGGCGGTTCCTTCTTTAGGGCAGTGGTTTTCCGAAGGAGGAAATAGGGAAGATGTTATTTTCGGTTTATTCCGCGATTGCGGAGTACAAGTTTTATTGGAGAGGCAAATAGATTTTAATTGTCCGTGTTCGGAAGACGGTTTCCGTAATAAATTATCCGTATTGCCTAAGCAAGAGCTTGAAGATATGTACAAAAACGGCAGCGATATAATTGAATTATACTGCCATAATTGCGGTTCTGTTTATAAATATAAAAAAGAAATTTTAAAAGAACTTTTAGTTTGA
- a CDS encoding nitroreductase family protein, translating into MNFAELMNVRQSCRSFNPNKKVEKDTLLQIIEEARLSPSACNSQAYKIFAVQNEKAEIISAARVMGMNKFLKDCSSYILIAEDKYNFTAKIGTELFETDFRSIDIGILTANIVNAATDKNIQTCILGAFSEKEILKKLNINAKLRIIIALGYETENYPHRKKSRKDRDKVVQYI; encoded by the coding sequence ATGAATTTTGCGGAACTAATGAATGTAAGGCAAAGCTGCCGCAGTTTTAATCCGAATAAAAAAGTTGAAAAAGATACGCTTTTACAAATTATAGAAGAAGCTCGTCTTTCTCCTTCGGCGTGTAATTCTCAGGCTTATAAAATTTTTGCCGTGCAAAACGAAAAAGCTGAAATAATTTCGGCCGCACGCGTAATGGGTATGAATAAATTTTTAAAAGATTGTTCTTCTTACATTTTAATTGCGGAGGATAAATATAATTTTACCGCAAAGATAGGAACCGAACTTTTTGAAACGGATTTTCGTTCAATCGATATAGGAATTCTTACAGCCAATATTGTAAATGCTGCAACCGATAAAAATATTCAAACTTGTATTTTAGGGGCGTTTTCCGAAAAGGAAATTTTAAAAAAATTGAATATAAATGCAAAATTAAGAATAATAATTGCATTAGGTTATGAAACCGAAAATTATCCGCATAGGAAAAAATCCAGGA